From the genome of Brevibacterium sp. JSBI002, one region includes:
- a CDS encoding transporter substrate-binding domain-containing protein, producing the protein MKLKGLAAATSILALTLTLGACGGSDSDKSTLQKAIDDGKITVGFAGEAPYSFEEGGELQGASVALAKAVFKELDVDDVEGVNTEFGSLIPGLNADRFDAISAGMSILPDRCEQASFGDPEFMYTTALMTKEGKLDGMKNLDDVKKKGVKLATMTGAIESDYAKDLGIKTQQVGTPQDGMDAVTTGRADVFALTAISLNWMEKNTEDSGVEVSDSFVQEIDGVPQVGAGATVFRTDDKELRDEWNKGLEKIVSDEKSYLDVVGDYGFTKEERPDGSITTDQLCKGELPTADS; encoded by the coding sequence ATGAAACTCAAAGGACTGGCCGCCGCGACATCGATTCTCGCGCTGACGCTCACCCTCGGTGCCTGTGGCGGAAGCGACTCCGATAAGTCGACTCTGCAGAAGGCCATCGACGACGGAAAGATCACTGTCGGCTTCGCTGGTGAGGCCCCATACAGCTTCGAAGAGGGCGGCGAACTCCAGGGAGCATCGGTGGCACTGGCCAAGGCTGTGTTCAAGGAACTCGACGTCGACGACGTCGAAGGCGTCAACACGGAGTTCGGTTCGCTCATCCCCGGCCTCAACGCAGATCGCTTCGATGCGATCTCGGCCGGCATGTCGATCCTGCCCGACCGCTGCGAACAGGCGTCCTTCGGTGATCCCGAATTCATGTACACCACTGCCCTGATGACCAAGGAGGGCAAACTCGACGGGATGAAGAACCTCGATGACGTGAAGAAGAAGGGCGTCAAGCTCGCCACCATGACCGGTGCCATCGAGTCCGACTACGCGAAGGACCTCGGTATCAAGACCCAGCAGGTCGGCACCCCGCAGGACGGCATGGATGCCGTGACCACCGGTCGCGCCGATGTCTTCGCGCTCACCGCCATCTCGCTCAACTGGATGGAGAAGAACACCGAGGATTCCGGTGTCGAGGTCAGCGATTCCTTCGTCCAGGAGATCGACGGAGTCCCGCAGGTCGGTGCCGGTGCCACGGTCTTCCGCACCGACGACAAGGAACTGCGCGACGAATGGAACAAGGGCTTGGAGAAGATCGTCTCCGATGAGAAGTCGTACCTCGACGTCGTCGGCGACTACGGCTTCACGAAGGAAGAACGCCCCGACGGTTCGATCACGACCGATCAGCTGTGCAAGGGCGAACTTCCCACCGCTGACTCCTGA
- a CDS encoding D-alanine--D-alanine ligase family protein has translation MADNDHRPLVAVLFGGRSSEHSVSCVTAAGVIGAIDADAFDVLPIGITKTGVWRVVDDWASMRFDPDNMPEVTDNGTEVIPPVSANGSPLLHRDAEGNYTELGAVDVFFPLLHGRFGEDGTLQGLFELSDTAFVGSGVFSSAASMDKHYTKSLMAHAGIPTCPWELVTETMWAADRAEAEKRVAELGLPVFVKPARAGSSMGVSRVAEAADLEAALLGAFEHDSKVIVEPEVSGREVECAVLGSVYDTELRVSSPGEIRVSGDHSFYDFDAKYLDLAAAEVTCPADLDETVTARVQELAASVFRLFDCTGLARVDTFVTDTGEVVINELNTLPGFTPTSAYPFMWAQSGLEYSELIGELISIALIDHARAK, from the coding sequence ATGGCAGACAACGATCACCGGCCCCTTGTCGCAGTCCTCTTCGGAGGCCGTTCGAGCGAGCACTCCGTCAGCTGCGTCACCGCGGCCGGTGTGATCGGTGCCATCGACGCCGATGCCTTCGACGTACTGCCGATCGGCATCACGAAGACCGGTGTGTGGCGGGTCGTCGACGACTGGGCGAGCATGCGCTTCGACCCGGACAACATGCCTGAGGTCACGGACAACGGCACCGAGGTGATCCCTCCGGTCTCCGCGAACGGGTCACCGCTGCTGCACCGCGATGCCGAGGGCAATTACACCGAGCTGGGTGCGGTCGACGTATTCTTCCCACTCCTGCACGGACGCTTCGGTGAGGACGGAACCCTGCAGGGACTGTTCGAACTCAGCGACACCGCGTTCGTCGGCTCCGGAGTGTTCTCCTCCGCAGCGAGCATGGACAAGCACTACACGAAGTCACTCATGGCCCACGCCGGAATCCCAACCTGCCCGTGGGAGCTCGTGACCGAGACGATGTGGGCCGCAGACCGCGCGGAGGCGGAGAAGCGAGTGGCCGAGCTCGGCCTGCCCGTGTTCGTCAAACCCGCCCGAGCCGGATCGTCCATGGGAGTCAGCCGGGTCGCCGAGGCGGCCGACCTCGAAGCCGCCCTGCTCGGCGCCTTCGAACACGACTCCAAGGTCATCGTCGAACCCGAGGTCAGCGGTCGTGAGGTCGAATGCGCAGTGCTCGGTTCCGTCTATGACACGGAGCTGCGAGTGTCCTCTCCCGGAGAGATACGGGTCAGCGGCGACCACTCCTTCTACGATTTCGACGCCAAGTACCTCGACCTTGCCGCCGCGGAGGTCACCTGTCCGGCCGATCTCGACGAGACGGTGACCGCCCGGGTTCAGGAGTTGGCCGCCTCGGTGTTCCGTCTCTTCGACTGCACCGGTCTGGCCCGCGTCGACACCTTCGTCACGGACACCGGCGAGGTCGTCATCAACGAACTCAACACCCTGCCCGGGTTCACCCCCACCTCGGCGTACCCGTTCATGTGGGCGCAGTCGGGACTCGAATACTCCGAACTCATCGGCGAACTCATCTCGATCGCCCTGATCGACCACGCCCGCGCGAAATAG
- a CDS encoding ATP-dependent DNA helicase RecG produces the protein MTTRLEDNFRPADRKNLAKRGVHSVTDLLRFFPRRYLVPGERTELGGLPLGETAIIQAEVIKVETRRMKQRKGTITEVIVHDGKQSMKIAFFNQHWLEKALKPGLTVVFGGKVESFRGQLTLASPVWLNRTEDDHEWTPEDLNSPFPIYPAVKKIAQSRLWSSIKTLLTVAGDEEFEDPLPKGLRDAHELPDLRTALEDMHRPRKIEDVERARLRWKWEEALALQTEFAARKATLAAEKATPLLTQGAKSRRFDEDLPFTLTASQVRVGEEIAEDMAADRPMHRLLHGDVGSGKTLVALRAMLTAVDSGAQAAMLAPTEVLATQHFHSIQTFLDEQMALSPLLADDDQVTVALMTGSMPTKERRELALDLVAGNIDIVVGTHALLSESTMFSDLGLIVVDEQHRFGVEQREALRAKGGDTTPHTLVMSATPIPRTVAMTVFADLDISTLKEMPAGPKDIATHVVPIVDQPAWYVRVRQLMRQTVEAEKGVFVVFPRIEPTDIEDPESGDVVGQKQGIEDITRKLSETPELAGLKFGLLHGRMSTAEKDRVLADFVRGDIEILVSTTVIEVGVDVARATMMVIIEAENFGVAQLHQLRGRVGRDGSSALCFLLTEMSAEDESYGRLQAVAETLDGFALAEYDLDARGEGDVLSGSQWGGSSLRHLSILRDSEMVAEAKTIAEQIVAIDPTLEAVPALKAFIRRVLPEDDAHFIEAG, from the coding sequence ATGACGACTCGGCTTGAGGACAACTTCCGGCCGGCCGATCGGAAGAACCTCGCCAAGCGCGGGGTGCATTCGGTCACCGACCTCCTCCGATTCTTCCCGCGGCGCTACCTCGTGCCCGGGGAGCGCACGGAACTCGGCGGCCTGCCGCTGGGGGAGACCGCGATCATCCAGGCCGAAGTCATCAAGGTGGAGACGCGGCGGATGAAGCAGCGGAAAGGCACGATCACCGAGGTCATCGTCCACGACGGGAAGCAGTCGATGAAGATCGCGTTCTTCAACCAGCACTGGTTGGAGAAGGCGCTGAAGCCGGGACTGACCGTCGTCTTCGGCGGCAAGGTGGAATCGTTCCGCGGGCAGCTGACCCTGGCGTCTCCGGTGTGGCTCAACCGCACCGAGGATGACCACGAGTGGACGCCCGAGGACCTCAACTCGCCGTTCCCCATCTACCCGGCCGTGAAGAAGATCGCGCAGTCCCGGCTGTGGAGTTCGATCAAGACCCTGCTCACCGTCGCAGGTGACGAGGAGTTCGAGGATCCGCTGCCGAAAGGGCTGCGCGACGCTCATGAACTGCCGGATCTGCGCACGGCGCTGGAGGACATGCACCGGCCGCGGAAGATCGAGGACGTCGAACGGGCCCGGCTGAGGTGGAAGTGGGAAGAGGCGCTCGCCCTGCAGACCGAGTTCGCTGCCCGCAAAGCAACTCTGGCCGCGGAGAAGGCGACTCCGCTGCTCACTCAAGGGGCGAAGAGCCGCCGCTTCGACGAAGACCTGCCTTTCACCCTCACCGCATCCCAGGTCAGGGTCGGTGAGGAGATCGCCGAGGACATGGCCGCGGACCGGCCGATGCACCGGCTCCTGCACGGTGACGTCGGCTCCGGTAAGACACTTGTGGCGCTGCGGGCCATGCTCACCGCGGTCGACTCCGGTGCCCAGGCCGCCATGCTCGCCCCAACCGAGGTGCTCGCCACTCAGCATTTCCATTCGATCCAGACGTTCCTCGACGAGCAGATGGCGCTGTCCCCGCTGCTGGCCGACGACGACCAGGTGACAGTGGCGCTGATGACCGGATCGATGCCGACGAAGGAGCGTCGCGAACTCGCCCTCGACCTCGTCGCAGGCAACATCGACATCGTCGTCGGCACGCATGCGCTGCTGTCGGAGTCGACGATGTTCTCAGACCTCGGTCTCATCGTCGTCGACGAACAGCACCGCTTCGGTGTCGAACAGCGGGAAGCGCTGCGCGCGAAGGGCGGGGACACGACCCCGCATACTCTCGTGATGTCGGCGACGCCGATCCCGCGCACCGTGGCGATGACGGTCTTCGCCGACCTCGATATCTCGACCTTGAAGGAGATGCCGGCCGGGCCGAAGGACATCGCCACTCATGTGGTGCCGATCGTCGACCAACCCGCTTGGTACGTCCGGGTGCGTCAGCTCATGCGGCAGACCGTGGAGGCTGAGAAGGGAGTCTTCGTCGTCTTCCCGCGGATCGAACCGACGGATATCGAAGATCCGGAGTCCGGGGACGTGGTCGGGCAGAAGCAGGGCATCGAGGACATCACACGTAAGCTGTCAGAGACCCCAGAACTGGCTGGTCTGAAGTTCGGTCTGCTGCACGGGCGGATGTCGACGGCGGAGAAGGACAGGGTGCTCGCGGACTTCGTCAGAGGCGACATCGAGATCCTCGTCTCGACGACGGTCATCGAGGTCGGCGTCGACGTTGCGAGGGCGACGATGATGGTCATCATCGAAGCCGAGAACTTCGGTGTCGCACAGCTGCACCAGCTGCGCGGACGCGTCGGACGTGACGGCAGCTCGGCCCTGTGCTTCCTGCTCACCGAGATGAGTGCTGAGGACGAGAGCTATGGGCGGCTGCAGGCCGTGGCCGAGACGCTCGACGGTTTCGCCCTGGCCGAATACGATCTCGACGCCCGCGGCGAAGGCGATGTGCTCAGCGGCTCCCAGTGGGGCGGATCCTCGCTGCGGCATCTGTCGATCCTCCGCGACTCCGAGATGGTCGCCGAAGCGAAGACGATCGCGGAGCAGATCGTCGCCATCGACCCCACCCTCGAGGCGGTGCCCGCGCTCAAGGCCTTCATCAGGCGCGTCCTGCCCGAGGACGACGCCCACTTCATCGAGGCAGGCTGA
- a CDS encoding DUF3515 domain-containing protein, with protein MRSRPASTRRNARPAHRRRSLTFVALATVLTGLAVTGCSRTVIVEPAKDAANPKCADILLTLPDEISGEKARTTSSQGTKAWGDPNVAVLRCGVTPPGPTTDQCVSVSGVDWISKPVEDDDSTWRFTSYGRTPAVEVLVNRKAESGNDVLAAISPTLSKFPPENECVGAEDIAG; from the coding sequence ATGAGATCTCGCCCTGCTTCGACGCGCCGCAACGCCCGGCCCGCGCACCGTCGTCGTTCTCTCACCTTCGTCGCATTGGCCACGGTGCTCACCGGTCTGGCGGTGACCGGGTGTTCGCGCACCGTCATCGTCGAACCGGCCAAGGATGCGGCGAATCCGAAGTGTGCCGACATCCTGCTCACCCTGCCCGATGAGATCTCGGGTGAGAAGGCACGCACGACCTCCTCGCAGGGCACGAAGGCGTGGGGAGATCCCAACGTCGCGGTGCTGCGCTGCGGAGTCACTCCCCCCGGGCCGACGACAGATCAGTGCGTGAGCGTGTCCGGAGTCGATTGGATCTCGAAGCCGGTCGAGGACGACGATTCGACGTGGAGGTTCACCAGCTACGGGCGAACCCCCGCCGTCGAGGTGCTCGTCAACCGCAAGGCCGAGTCAGGCAATGACGTGCTCGCCGCGATCTCACCGACCCTGTCGAAGTTCCCTCCGGAGAACGAGTGCGTCGGAGCCGAGGACATCGCCGGCTAG
- the thiL gene encoding thiamine-phosphate kinase yields the protein MTQLSELGESHIISRVLGRNPSSTHVIVGPGDDAAVTAPEGRLVSTADMLVEHEDFTREWLDWKKLGVKAAAQNLADVCAMGAIPHGLLVSVAVPDDTDIACLEALYSGLFDEAERAGTALDCTVPIIGGDLSSSGLIVIAITALGTVGEESAILRSGARPGDGLFLAGTVGRAAAGLDLLFAGARPDTAGPELRWLIDTQLAPQPDYGALRTAEAASAMIDVSDGLSLDLARVATASGVGVDLDRSLLRDLVDPLLPAAEFVLDARATTGPSDGVGETERATTAEDLALSWVLDGGEDHGFAASAPPAAAPGVGWRRIGEIRTGHDVSLDGTPVPASGFSHFGK from the coding sequence ATGACCCAACTGTCCGAACTTGGCGAATCACACATCATCTCCCGCGTGCTGGGCCGCAATCCCAGCAGCACGCACGTGATCGTGGGACCCGGAGACGATGCGGCCGTGACCGCACCTGAGGGGCGACTCGTCTCGACCGCGGACATGCTCGTGGAGCACGAGGACTTCACTCGCGAGTGGTTGGACTGGAAGAAGCTCGGAGTCAAGGCAGCGGCCCAGAACCTGGCCGACGTCTGTGCCATGGGAGCGATCCCGCACGGACTGCTCGTTTCCGTCGCCGTTCCGGATGACACGGACATCGCCTGTCTCGAAGCCCTGTACTCCGGGCTCTTCGACGAAGCGGAACGAGCAGGGACGGCTTTGGACTGCACGGTGCCGATCATCGGCGGGGACCTGTCGTCCTCGGGTCTCATCGTCATCGCCATCACCGCACTCGGGACCGTAGGTGAGGAGTCCGCGATCCTGCGATCGGGCGCCCGGCCCGGGGACGGACTCTTCCTGGCCGGAACGGTCGGGCGAGCCGCCGCAGGACTCGACCTGCTCTTCGCCGGAGCGCGACCAGACACCGCCGGGCCTGAACTCCGCTGGCTCATCGACACCCAACTGGCGCCGCAGCCTGACTACGGGGCACTGCGCACGGCTGAAGCCGCCTCTGCGATGATCGACGTCTCCGACGGACTCAGCCTCGACCTCGCCCGGGTGGCGACGGCCTCGGGGGTGGGAGTCGACCTTGACCGATCACTCCTGCGCGACCTCGTCGACCCGCTGCTGCCGGCGGCCGAATTCGTGCTCGATGCCCGAGCGACGACAGGGCCAAGCGATGGGGTCGGTGAGACGGAAAGGGCCACGACGGCAGAGGATCTGGCGCTGTCCTGGGTCCTCGACGGGGGAGAGGACCACGGCTTCGCCGCGTCTGCGCCGCCTGCCGCCGCGCCTGGAGTAGGCTGGCGGAGAATCGGTGAGATCCGCACCGGACACGATGTCAGCCTCGACGGCACACCCGTGCCGGCGAGCGGTTTCAGCCATTTCGGGAAGTGA
- the rsmD gene encoding 16S rRNA (guanine(966)-N(2))-methyltransferase RsmD, with product MRIIAGAHKGAKLTSPSGANTRPTSDRVKESLFSMLDGYGVLPAANVLDLFAGSGGLGFEAMSRGAAQVDFVDSSLAATRALESNADKLGLDHSAEVHTGDVLHFLGGLPGPDHPESRVFDLVFMDPPYPLGEDAVTQILRRLSTYLDMESIVVVERAARSPEPTMPEGLEVFRAKTFGETAIHFVQLVAEPEEVSAAED from the coding sequence ATGAGAATCATCGCCGGCGCACACAAAGGCGCCAAACTGACCTCCCCATCGGGGGCGAACACCCGGCCGACGTCCGACCGTGTCAAGGAGTCCCTGTTCTCCATGCTCGACGGCTACGGGGTGCTGCCAGCAGCGAACGTCCTCGACCTCTTCGCCGGTTCCGGTGGACTCGGCTTCGAGGCGATGTCGCGGGGCGCAGCACAAGTCGACTTCGTCGATTCATCCCTGGCCGCGACCCGTGCTCTGGAATCCAATGCGGACAAGCTCGGCCTCGACCATTCGGCCGAAGTCCACACCGGGGACGTGCTCCACTTTCTCGGCGGACTGCCGGGTCCTGACCACCCGGAGTCACGCGTCTTCGACCTCGTGTTCATGGATCCGCCGTACCCGTTGGGGGAGGATGCCGTCACGCAGATCCTCAGGCGGCTGAGCACATATCTGGACATGGAGTCCATCGTCGTGGTCGAACGTGCCGCGCGTTCGCCGGAGCCGACCATGCCCGAGGGGCTCGAAGTATTCCGCGCGAAGACCTTCGGCGAGACCGCGATCCACTTCGTCCAGCTCGTCGCAGAGCCGGAGGAAGTGAGCGCCGCAGAGGATTAG
- the ehuD gene encoding ectoine/hydroxyectoine ABC transporter permease subunit EhuD: MWNWEFAAEALPILLRGFVNTLIATVVGTAIAVVLGLILAVAIRGLPRWINWLVRLIVAFIRNTPLVVQLLFVYYAFSDIPGLVDVPALVIGFIVIGIHYSTYMSESYRAGIDSVPPGQFEAATALSLPPVRTFTAIVLPQALRATIPSLGNYAVAMFKDTPFLFAISVVELVTAAKEFGGSTFAYTEAFTLAGIIFLAASYPTSLLIQRLDRRLATY, translated from the coding sequence ATGTGGAACTGGGAATTCGCCGCCGAGGCCCTGCCGATCCTGCTCCGCGGTTTCGTCAATACCCTCATCGCCACGGTCGTCGGCACGGCCATCGCCGTCGTCCTCGGACTCATCCTCGCCGTGGCCATCCGCGGCCTCCCGCGGTGGATCAACTGGCTCGTCCGGCTCATCGTCGCGTTCATCCGAAACACCCCGCTGGTCGTCCAACTGCTGTTCGTCTACTATGCGTTCTCCGATATTCCAGGACTCGTCGATGTGCCCGCTCTGGTCATCGGCTTCATCGTCATCGGCATCCACTATTCGACGTACATGTCCGAAAGCTACCGCGCCGGAATCGATTCCGTGCCGCCGGGACAGTTCGAGGCGGCCACCGCGCTGTCGCTGCCGCCGGTGCGCACGTTCACCGCGATCGTGCTGCCGCAGGCGCTGCGAGCGACCATCCCTTCGCTGGGAAACTACGCGGTCGCAATGTTCAAGGACACGCCGTTCCTGTTCGCGATCTCCGTCGTCGAGCTCGTCACCGCTGCGAAGGAATTCGGCGGTTCGACCTTCGCCTACACGGAAGCCTTCACCCTGGCCGGAATCATCTTCCTCGCCGCCAGCTACCCGACCTCACTGCTCATTCAGAGATTGGACCGACGCCTTGCCACCTACTGA
- the ehuC gene encoding ectoine/hydroxyectoine ABC transporter permease subunit EhuC, with protein MNDNVSTLLNFLPQLWEGVQTTIILTVAGSIGAVLIALILGLTMTSPSAWLRIPARIVVEFFRGTSLLVQLFWLFYVLPLLGVDFDPMACGVAALALNYGAYSAEVVRSSIKTVAPGQWEAAIALSLSPTRRMIRVIFPQAWALMIPSLATLLIQLLKGTAVVSFITLSDLTDKTEQLRQSTGDTMFAYSISLLIYFVLAWLLQEFMNFLERRATKALGRRRPNSRTDRREARRAARADAARQDRLKSHVAAGEGADRSKGPFPGQGGDL; from the coding sequence ATGAATGACAATGTCTCCACGTTGCTGAACTTCCTCCCACAGCTGTGGGAGGGAGTTCAGACAACCATCATCCTCACGGTGGCCGGCAGCATCGGCGCCGTCCTCATCGCACTCATCCTCGGTCTGACGATGACCTCGCCGAGCGCCTGGCTGCGCATTCCGGCCCGCATCGTCGTCGAGTTCTTCCGCGGCACTTCTCTGCTCGTGCAGCTGTTCTGGCTGTTCTACGTGCTCCCGCTCCTCGGCGTCGATTTCGATCCTATGGCCTGCGGAGTCGCCGCTCTGGCACTCAACTACGGAGCCTATTCCGCCGAGGTGGTCCGGTCCTCGATCAAGACCGTGGCCCCCGGTCAGTGGGAAGCAGCCATCGCTCTGAGCCTCTCCCCCACCCGCCGGATGATCCGCGTGATCTTCCCGCAGGCCTGGGCGCTCATGATCCCATCCCTGGCGACCCTGCTCATCCAGCTGCTCAAGGGCACGGCAGTCGTCTCCTTCATCACGCTGTCCGACCTCACCGACAAGACCGAACAGCTGCGCCAGTCGACCGGCGACACGATGTTCGCCTACTCGATCAGCCTCCTCATCTACTTCGTGCTCGCGTGGCTGCTCCAGGAATTCATGAACTTCCTCGAACGCAGAGCGACGAAAGCTCTCGGCCGTCGTCGCCCGAACTCTCGCACCGATCGTCGTGAGGCCAGGCGTGCAGCCCGTGCCGATGCCGCGCGCCAAGACCGTCTCAAGTCACACGTTGCCGCTGGTGAAGGTGCCGACCGCTCCAAAGGTCCGTTCCCAGGACAGGGAGGTGACCTCTGA
- the ehuA gene encoding ectoine/hydroxyectoine ABC transporter ATP-binding protein EhuA encodes MPPTDNTPANSSTPGAGTPAIEFKDVEKSFGPTTVLKDLNFTVAPGERVTLIGPSGSGKTTILRLVMTLEELTGGYIFVDGQPLTHEDRGGKRVELPKKRTREMTTRIGMVFQQFNLFPNMTVLENIIEAPVHVLGKSKADATKEAKELLERVGLADKADAHPTRLSGGQQQRVAIARALAMNPEILLLDEVTSALDPELVGDVLGVLRDIAETTDITMLLVTHEMQFARDVSHRVMMFDGGQVLEEGPPDQIFNNPQHERTRKFLSSVL; translated from the coding sequence TTGCCACCTACTGATAACACCCCAGCCAATTCCTCCACTCCCGGCGCAGGCACACCGGCGATCGAGTTCAAAGACGTGGAGAAGAGCTTCGGCCCGACCACCGTGCTCAAGGACCTCAACTTCACAGTGGCACCGGGCGAGCGCGTCACACTCATCGGTCCCAGCGGTTCGGGCAAGACGACGATCCTGCGCCTTGTGATGACGCTCGAGGAGCTCACCGGCGGATATATCTTCGTCGACGGTCAGCCGCTGACTCACGAGGACCGCGGAGGCAAACGCGTGGAACTGCCGAAGAAGCGCACACGTGAGATGACCACGCGCATCGGCATGGTCTTCCAGCAATTCAACCTGTTCCCGAACATGACCGTGCTCGAGAACATCATCGAAGCTCCCGTCCATGTGCTCGGCAAGTCCAAGGCAGACGCGACCAAGGAAGCCAAGGAGCTGCTCGAACGCGTGGGCCTGGCCGACAAGGCCGACGCTCACCCGACTCGTCTCTCCGGCGGTCAGCAGCAGCGAGTGGCGATCGCCCGTGCGCTGGCGATGAACCCGGAGATCCTCCTCCTCGACGAGGTCACCTCGGCGCTTGACCCCGAGCTCGTCGGGGACGTGCTCGGAGTGCTGCGCGATATCGCCGAGACCACGGACATCACGATGCTGCTGGTCACACACGAGATGCAGTTCGCCCGCGACGTCTCTCACCGCGTGATGATGTTCGACGGCGGTCAGGTGCTCGAAGAGGGTCCTCCGGATCAGATCTTCAACAATCCGCAGCACGAGCGCACGCGCAAATTCCTCTCCAGCGTGCTCTAA
- a CDS encoding DAK2 domain-containing protein: MSNAISLNGRLAARWARRAVDRLRKERTEIDELNVFPVPDGDTGTNMYHTLRAAYLAVEELTGPVTLPQVVAALAAGAGRGARGNSGLILAVALQGVADALAGVTVATADAMATALETASDRARAAVARPVDGTMLTVLDAMATEARERADDGASLIDVIASVRERSRTALRETTGQLTVLREAEVVDAGSTGIVELFDLLYATVTGRTPQDSMLAEVARAPKIIHEATADELEIVAILADTPADSLAEDLDRLGGTSIVINAAKVHVHVADETTAATVIDRLGEYGIARLDMEDLRMHEEEGETKLIALVKGTGLLMHTALNGATALTPEVGGLFETMSELIAAEDREVIVIPSSTSALKSLAGLGAHVVRSRNVGTLLSALAVYDPFAPAGEIFADMTEAAAGTRVGTIYSADQLATDPPTGMLPVIREDEGSSAGGVPGADTAHRPSGGTAVAAHPAQFYRVFIEGRAKTQSTELRTLVEKLADRLLGAGGELLTVVHGPDCAPEVLDHLRDWIQKSHETVHFQDIDARDSGVLVIMGVE; encoded by the coding sequence ATGAGCAACGCCATCAGCCTCAACGGTCGTCTGGCCGCCCGCTGGGCCCGCCGTGCGGTCGACCGGCTGCGCAAGGAACGCACCGAGATCGACGAGCTCAACGTCTTCCCCGTCCCCGACGGCGACACCGGCACGAATATGTACCACACCCTGCGCGCCGCCTACCTCGCCGTCGAAGAGCTCACCGGCCCCGTCACCCTCCCACAGGTCGTCGCGGCACTGGCCGCCGGAGCCGGACGTGGTGCGCGCGGCAACTCCGGACTCATCCTCGCTGTCGCTCTGCAGGGAGTCGCCGATGCTCTGGCCGGAGTCACCGTGGCCACCGCCGACGCCATGGCCACCGCCCTGGAGACCGCGTCGGACCGGGCCCGGGCCGCTGTCGCCCGACCCGTCGACGGCACCATGCTCACCGTGCTCGACGCCATGGCTACCGAGGCCCGCGAACGCGCCGACGACGGAGCCTCCTTGATCGACGTCATCGCGTCTGTGCGGGAACGCTCCCGCACCGCTCTGCGTGAGACCACCGGACAGCTCACCGTGCTGCGCGAAGCCGAGGTCGTCGACGCCGGATCGACGGGCATCGTCGAACTCTTCGACCTCCTCTACGCCACCGTCACCGGCCGCACCCCGCAGGATTCGATGCTCGCCGAGGTGGCCCGCGCCCCGAAGATCATCCACGAAGCCACCGCCGACGAACTCGAGATCGTCGCCATCCTCGCCGACACCCCAGCGGACTCTCTCGCCGAGGATCTCGACCGCCTCGGCGGGACCTCGATCGTCATCAATGCGGCCAAGGTCCACGTCCACGTCGCCGACGAAACGACCGCCGCGACCGTCATCGACCGCCTCGGCGAATATGGGATCGCCCGGCTCGATATGGAAGACCTGCGGATGCACGAGGAGGAGGGCGAGACGAAGCTCATCGCCCTGGTCAAGGGCACGGGACTGCTCATGCACACCGCACTCAACGGAGCCACGGCGCTGACTCCGGAGGTGGGGGGCCTGTTCGAGACGATGTCCGAACTCATCGCAGCCGAGGACCGTGAGGTCATCGTCATTCCCAGCTCCACCTCGGCGCTGAAGTCCCTGGCAGGGCTGGGGGCGCACGTCGTGCGCTCTCGCAACGTCGGCACCCTGCTCTCGGCCTTGGCCGTCTACGATCCCTTCGCTCCGGCGGGGGAGATCTTCGCGGATATGACCGAAGCGGCCGCGGGCACGAGGGTGGGCACGATCTATTCGGCCGACCAGCTCGCCACCGATCCGCCGACGGGGATGCTGCCGGTGATTCGCGAGGACGAAGGATCGAGTGCGGGCGGTGTTCCGGGTGCGGACACGGCTCATCGTCCGAGTGGGGGCACGGCAGTGGCGGCTCATCCGGCGCAGTTCTACCGGGTCTTCATCGAAGGCCGCGCGAAGACCCAAAGCACGGAGTTGCGGACTCTGGTCGAGAAGCTCGCCGATCGGCTGCTCGGGGCAGGGGGAGAGCTGCTCACCGTCGTCCACGGACCGGACTGCGCTCCGGAAGTGCTCGACCACTTGCGGGACTGGATCCAGAAATCGCATGAGACCGTCCACTTCCAGGACATCGATGCCAGAGATTCCGGGGTGCTCGTGATCATGGGGGTCGAATGA